One segment of Danio aesculapii chromosome 3, fDanAes4.1, whole genome shotgun sequence DNA contains the following:
- the aoc2 gene encoding retina-specific copper amine oxidase produces the protein MDSLIKYLAILLGLISVILNIVLICLNSNKPPKCMSQSHESLQVTHSDKSLVFADLTPEEYKAVRDYMWAQKDLKISHSSLAKPSDNFLFLIDLSLPKKADVLKYLDQDGKKPAREATVVVFYGEHRYLKEYVVSLSGPLTHRDVTEQKYNTETLPFTARTVTIGEYMQLFTLLYKVFQKLEKPLRESFGYDLQTNKLLPFEGMPRGIKAGDRKTWISFFRDYSGMYIHPVGFEMLINHESSNSSDWTVDRLLYNGQYLNSIDDFMKRYQAGDLKKIVYKKVENFASLKPRKKPTGLGPQQYYLQGKRYSVKNNQVVYLDWSFAFGMSSLTGMRAFDIRFKGERIAYELSVQEAMSVYGSITPGMILTKFLDSSIGIGRFAHELVRGIDCPYAATYVDTHRYIDTNVTQRFRNSICVFEHDIGRPLRRHFSDFFHNSYGGMANSALVIRSITAIGNYDYIWDFIFYQSGSVEARVHATGYISSSFTVDGNLKYGHQVAENVLGNIHTHFISFKVDLDILGVKNIFQTKDMVYEEVPLPWTPSEKAKIPRLVEQQIKTEKEAALLHGAKTPRYLHIASNQTNRWGHNRSYRLQVVSFAGDHLPESESTEKSMSWARYKVAITKHKDKEQTSSSLYSQNYMWKPFVDFSKYIEDNETIDNEDLVAWVTAGFLHIPHAEDIPNTVTVGNGGGVIIRPHNYFDEDPSINSPDGVHFIPGSENNCEYNKMACLEKDQCTSTLEPFTYHGFEGVMKFE, from the exons ATGGATTCTCTAATTAAATACTTAGCGATTCTTCTGGGTCTTATCTCAGTGATACTCAACATTGTGCTGATATGCTTAAATTCGAATAAGCCTCCGAAATGCATGTCCCAGTCGCACGAGTCTCTGCAAGTCACACATTCAGATAAAAGTCTGGTTTTTGCCGACCTGACACCAGAGGAGTACAAGGCTGTTCGCGACTACATGTGGGCGCAGAAAGACTTAAAGATCTCCCATTCGTCTTTAGCAAAGCCCTCGGACAACTTTCTCTTTTTAATTGACCTCTCGCTCCCTAAGAAGGCTGATGTCCTGAAATATTTGGATCAAGACGGAAAGAAGCCCGCGCGCGAAGCGACCGTCGTGGTTTTCTACGGCGAACACCGTTACCTGAAGGAGTATGTGGTGTCGTTATCTGGTCCGCTAACGCATCGTGATGTTACTGAGCAGAAGTACAACACCGAGACGTTACCCTTCACAGCCAGAACGGTGACCATTGGAGAGTACATGCAGCTCTTCACACTCCTTTATAAAGTTTTCCAAAAACTTGAAAAACCTCTGAGGGAAAGTTTTGGGTATGACCTACAAACAAATAAACTGCTACCGTTTGAGGGCATGCCAAGAGGCATCAAAGCTGGTGACCGCAAGACCTGGATCTCCTTTTTCCGCGATTACAGTGGCATGTACATCCATCCCGTAGGTTTCGAGATGCTGATCAATCACGAAAGCAGCAACTCGTCGGACTGGACCGTTGACAGATTGCTGTACAACGGCCAATACCTAAACAGCATTGACGACTTTATGAAACGTTACCAAGCGGGTGATTTAAAAAAGATAGTCTACAAAAAGGTCGAAAACTTCGCCTCGTTGAAGCCAAGGAAAAAGCCTACTGGCCTAGGACCACAGCAGTATTATCTTCAGGGTAAACGTTACAGCGTTAAAAACAACCAGGTGGTTTATTTAGACTGGAGTTTTGCATTTGGTATGAGCTCTCTGACTGGGATGAGGGCGTTTGATATTCGTTTTAAAGGAGAGAGGATAGCGTATGAGCTGAGCGTGCAGGAGGCGATGTCTGTCTACGGCTCCATCACACCCGGAATGATCCTAACCAAGTTCCTCGACTCCAGTATCGGAATCGGCCGCTTCGCTCACGAGCTCGTGCGCGGGATCGACTGCCCGTACGCGGCCACATATGTAGACACGCATCGCTACATCGACACGAACGTCACGCAGCGTTTCAGAAACTCCATCTGTGTGTTTGAGCATGACATCGGGCGACCTCTGCGACGACACTTCTCAGATTTCTTCCACAATAGTTACGGTGGGATGGCGAACAGCGCCCTGGTGATCCGCTCTATTACTGCTATAGGGAACTATGACTACATATGGGACTTCATTTTCTATCAGAGTGGCTCAGTGGAAGCAAGAGTTCACGCCACCGGCTACATATCATCCTCCTTTACGGTTGATGGAAATCTGAAATACGGTCACCAGGTTGCAGAAAACGTCCtaggaaatatccatacacattTCATCAGCTTTAAAGTTGACCTGGATATCTTGG GTGTGAAGAATATATTTCAGACTAAAGACATGGTGTATGAGGAGGTGCCATTGCCATGGACGCCCTCAGAGAAAGCAAAGATACCACGACTGGTGGAGCAGCAAATCAAGACAGAGAAAGAAGCAGCATTGCTTCATGGTGCCAAAACACCCCGTTACCTTCATATAGCCAGTAATCAAACTAATCGCTGGGGCCACAATCGCTCTTACAGGCTTCAGGTGGTGAGCTTTGCTGGAGATCACCTGCCTGAAAGTGAGTCTACAGAGAAGTCCATGTCCTGGGCTCG GTATAAGGTTGCTAtaaccaagcataaagacaaagaGCAGACCAGCAGCAGtctatacagtcagaattatatGTGGAAACCATTTGTGGACTTCAGCAAATATATAGAAGATAATGAGACAATCGACAATGAG GACCTGGTTGCCTGGGTCACCGCTGGTTTCCTACACATTCCTCATGCAGAAGACATTCCCAACACCGTTACAGTGGGCAATGGTGGTGGTGTCATCATTAGGCCACACAACTATTTTGATGAAGATCCGTCCATAAACTCACCTGATGGTGTGCATTTTATTCCGGGCTCTGAAAATAACTGTGAGTACAACAAAATGGCGTGTCTGGAAAAGGATCAGTGCACTTCCACACTGGAGCCATTCACTTACCACGGCTTTGAAGGTGTTATGAAGTTTGAGTGA